One Microbacterium marinum genomic window, GCCCACCGTGTACGGCGAGCTCGACCGGCTGCGCGCCGAGGCCGACATCCGGCCCGATCGCGTCGCGCCGACCGTCGACCCCGCCGTGCTGCGGGCGCTCCGCGCCGGCGACCCGGTCGGGCTGGGGAAATCGATCCGCAACGACCTCCAGCTCGCCGCGGTCACGCTCCAGCCCGAGCTCGCCGTGGTTCTGAAGACCGGGACCGCGCACGGGGCGCTCGGCGCCCTCGTCTCGGGGTCGGGTCCGACGGTCGCCTTCCTCGCCGGGGGCGAACAGCACGGCCGCGACCTGGCCGACCGCCTCAGCGGCGACGGACTCCGAGCCCTGCACGTCCACGGTCCCGTCGCCGGAGCGCGGGTGCTCTGACCGACCGGCGCGCGCCGAGTCGGTGGGCCCCCGTAGCCTGGGTGCATGACCGAGCTCGACGACACGTTCCACTCCGCCGCACTCGACGCCGACCTGCGCTCGGCACTGGAGGCACAGGGCCTGCGCGTGGGCCGCGTGAGCGACGACGACCGTCCCGGCACCGATCGGTGGCTGGATGCTGTCGCCCGGGGCTTCCTCGATGGCGAGCGCAACGACACGCACCGCCAGGCCTTCTTCGACCGGACCGCCTACCGGCGCAAGATCGGCGTCTTCGACGACTCCGGGCCCGATGCGGCCGTCCCGGTGGCGAGCTTCGCGTCGTGGGGCGCCGAGCTCAGCGTGCCCGGCGGCACCGTTCCGGCGTGCGCGATCAGCTCGGTGACCGTCGCGCCGACGCACCGCCGGCGCGGCATCCTCCGCCAGGTCATGGCGGGCGAGCTGCGCACCGCCGCCGGTCTCGGTTACCCCCTCGCGATCCTCACCGTCAGCGAGTCGGGGATCTACGGCCGGTTCGGTTTCGCTCCGGCGGCGCACGCTGCGCACTGGAAGATCGACGTGCGGCGTGCCCGGTGGACCGGTCCGGACGCTCCCGGGCGCATCGACTTCGTGACCCGAGAGGAGGGCCGCCGTCTCGCTCCCGCGCTCCACGACCGCATCCGCGTGACCTCGCCGGGTGAGATCGACATGCCCGGCGGGCACTGGGACCGCTTCTACGGCACCCGTCCCGATGTCGAGAAGGCCGAGGAGCGTCGGGTGGTCCAGTACCGCTCGCCCGAGGGCGAGGTCGACGGCCTGGCGATCTACTCGATCTCGCACAACCACGACGACTTCGCGGCGTCGACCGTCGAGGTCATTCAGCTTCTGGCCGCCACCGATGCCGCCTACGCCGGGCTCTGGCGGTTCTTCCTGTCGATGGACCTCATCGGCACGGTGACCGCGGGGGAGCTGTCGCTGGACGAACCGCTGTGGTGGATGATCGCCGACCAGCGTGCGGCGACCATCACCACCCGCGACCACCAGTACCTGCGCATCCTCGATGTGCCCGCGGCGCTCGCCGCGCGGCGCTACGACGTCACCGACACCGTCGCGTTCGAGGTGACCGACCCGCTCGGCATCGCGTCCGGCGTCTTCGTCCTGTCTGCCGGGGAGGACGTGGGAGTGGATGCCGTCGCGGAAGCGCCCGTCGGGGTGCCGCTCGTGCGCCTCAGTGTCGCGGAGCTCTCCGCCCTCCTGCTCGGCGGCGTCTCGCCGGTCACGCTCGCGAAGGCCGGGAGGCTCGACGCCGATGAGCCGGATCGCGTCGCCCGCCTGTTCGCATCGACGACGACGCCGCGTCTGAGCTTCTGGTACTGATCCCTCGCCGGTCGCGCCGCGCCGCTGTGCGAGGATCCAGGCATGGGGGATGACAGGGCAGAGCTCGAACGACTGCGCGCCCGGGCCTACGGGCGGGATGCCGACATCGCGAGCGATCCGGGGGCGCTTGAGCGTCTGCAGTTCTTGGAGGGCCGGAACGCGGTGACGGCGGCCCCGGACACGCGTGCATCCGAGCC contains:
- a CDS encoding GNAT family N-acetyltransferase, which encodes MTELDDTFHSAALDADLRSALEAQGLRVGRVSDDDRPGTDRWLDAVARGFLDGERNDTHRQAFFDRTAYRRKIGVFDDSGPDAAVPVASFASWGAELSVPGGTVPACAISSVTVAPTHRRRGILRQVMAGELRTAAGLGYPLAILTVSESGIYGRFGFAPAAHAAHWKIDVRRARWTGPDAPGRIDFVTREEGRRLAPALHDRIRVTSPGEIDMPGGHWDRFYGTRPDVEKAEERRVVQYRSPEGEVDGLAIYSISHNHDDFAASTVEVIQLLAATDAAYAGLWRFFLSMDLIGTVTAGELSLDEPLWWMIADQRAATITTRDHQYLRILDVPAALAARRYDVTDTVAFEVTDPLGIASGVFVLSAGEDVGVDAVAEAPVGVPLVRLSVAELSALLLGGVSPVTLAKAGRLDADEPDRVARLFASTTTPRLSFWY